The following are encoded together in the Robertmurraya sp. FSL R5-0851 genome:
- a CDS encoding YlmC/YmxH family sporulation protein, which produces MRLSELSGKEIVDVKKAERLGILGQTDLEINESNGQIQALLIPSVKWFGFKRQGGEVRVPWKHIKTIGTDMIIIDIQEE; this is translated from the coding sequence ATGAGACTTAGTGAATTGAGTGGGAAGGAAATTGTCGATGTCAAAAAAGCAGAAAGACTTGGGATACTTGGTCAGACAGATTTAGAGATTAATGAAAGCAACGGACAAATACAGGCTCTTTTAATTCCCTCAGTTAAATGGTTTGGTTTTAAAAGGCAAGGTGGAGAGGTAAGGGTACCGTGGAAGCATATAAAAACAATTGGGACGGATATGATTATTATTGATATTCAAGAAGAGTAA
- a CDS encoding M16 family metallopeptidase: MIKRYTCQNGVRIVLENIPTVRSVAIGVWIGTGSRNETPENNGISHFLEHMFFKGTKTRTAREIAESFDSIGGQVNAFTSKEYTCYYAKVLDTHASFALDVLSDMFFHSTFVAEELDKEKNVVYEEIKMYDDTPDDIVHDLLSKAIYENHSLGFPILGTEDTLATFTGDTLKQYMHDTYTPENVVISVAGNISEVFIQEVEKLFGSYEAGKSNNQFEKPQFHTNRLSRKKETEQAHLCIGYEGLQVGDEEIYNLITLNNILGGSMSSRLFQEVREQRGLAYSVYSYHSSFQDSGVITLYGGTGAKQLDVLFDTIQETLSKLKAEGITDKELRNSKEQLKGSLMLSLESTNSRMSRNGKNELLLGRHRTLDEIVEQIDAVSKDGVDAMANKIFNDKYSVSLISPDGVLPKNI, encoded by the coding sequence GTGATAAAGAGATATACATGCCAAAATGGGGTTAGAATTGTTTTAGAAAATATCCCTACGGTTCGTTCCGTTGCAATCGGTGTTTGGATCGGAACAGGCTCTCGAAATGAAACACCTGAAAATAACGGAATTTCGCATTTTCTTGAGCATATGTTCTTTAAAGGAACAAAAACAAGAACTGCTAGGGAGATTGCTGAAAGCTTCGATAGCATTGGTGGACAAGTGAACGCCTTTACATCCAAGGAATATACTTGCTATTATGCGAAGGTTCTTGATACCCATGCTAGCTTTGCTCTTGATGTCTTATCTGATATGTTTTTCCACTCGACATTTGTTGCGGAAGAATTAGATAAAGAAAAGAATGTGGTATATGAAGAAATTAAAATGTATGATGACACACCAGATGACATCGTTCATGATCTGTTAAGTAAAGCGATTTATGAAAACCATTCTCTTGGGTTTCCGATACTCGGAACGGAAGATACGTTAGCAACTTTTACAGGTGATACGTTAAAGCAATATATGCATGATACATATACACCGGAAAATGTGGTTATTTCGGTTGCAGGAAATATTTCTGAAGTCTTTATTCAAGAAGTGGAAAAGTTGTTTGGGTCATATGAGGCTGGAAAATCGAATAATCAATTTGAAAAGCCACAGTTTCATACAAACCGACTTTCTAGAAAGAAAGAAACGGAACAAGCCCATTTATGTATTGGATATGAAGGATTACAGGTTGGAGATGAAGAAATCTATAACTTGATCACTCTAAACAATATACTAGGTGGAAGTATGAGTAGTAGATTGTTCCAAGAAGTTCGTGAACAGCGCGGTCTTGCTTATTCTGTGTACTCTTATCATTCATCGTTCCAGGATTCCGGAGTGATCACGCTCTATGGTGGAACAGGTGCGAAGCAGTTAGATGTATTGTTTGATACGATTCAAGAAACGTTATCAAAGCTAAAGGCTGAAGGTATTACAGATAAGGAGCTTCGAAATAGTAAGGAACAGCTAAAAGGTAGTCTAATGCTTAGCCTTGAAAGTACCAATAGTCGGATGAGCCGTAACGGAAAGAACGAGCTTCTGTTAGGAAGACATCGTACGCTTGATGAAATTGTTGAGCAAATTGATGCCGTTTCAAAAGATGGTGTAGATGCTATGGCTAATAAAATCTTCAATGACAAGTATTCAGTGTCCCTAATTAGTCCTGACGGAGTTCTTCCAAAGAATATTTAG
- the dpaA gene encoding dipicolinic acid synthetase subunit A: MLTGIQIAVIGGDARQLEIVRKLTELDAKLSLIGFEQLDHAFTGAVKEKLDEVVFSDIDAIILPVAGTNMEGQVETIFSNEKVVLTTEHLEQTPEHCTIYSGISNAYLNKITDDSNRRLVKLFERDDVAIYNSIPTVEGTIMMAIQHTDFTIHGSTIMVLGLGRVGMSVARTFSALGAKVKVGARKGEHIARITEMALTPFHLDELTQEVKDVDICINTIPDLVVTASVISRMPTHTLIIDLASKPGGTDFRYAEKRGIKALLAPGLPGIVAPKTAGQILANVLSQLLLDDMQSRKGK; encoded by the coding sequence ATGCTAACAGGGATTCAAATAGCAGTCATAGGCGGAGACGCAAGACAGCTCGAAATCGTCCGAAAGCTAACAGAGCTCGATGCGAAGCTCTCTTTGATTGGCTTTGAGCAACTCGACCATGCCTTTACTGGTGCAGTAAAGGAGAAATTGGATGAAGTAGTATTTTCAGATATAGATGCGATCATTTTGCCGGTAGCTGGAACGAATATGGAAGGTCAAGTAGAAACGATCTTCTCGAATGAAAAAGTAGTTTTAACTACAGAACACTTGGAGCAAACACCAGAACATTGTACGATTTATTCTGGAATTTCCAATGCATACTTGAATAAAATCACGGATGATTCCAATCGAAGACTCGTGAAATTGTTCGAACGGGACGATGTAGCTATCTATAATTCGATACCGACAGTTGAAGGTACGATTATGATGGCGATTCAGCACACCGACTTTACTATACATGGATCAACGATTATGGTGCTTGGCTTAGGAAGAGTAGGAATGAGTGTGGCACGCACATTCTCTGCTTTAGGGGCAAAAGTGAAAGTGGGAGCGAGAAAAGGAGAGCATATTGCTCGAATCACTGAAATGGCTTTAACACCATTTCACCTTGACGAACTAACGCAAGAGGTGAAGGATGTTGATATTTGTATCAATACGATTCCTGATCTAGTCGTAACGGCTTCCGTTATCTCAAGAATGCCTACTCATACACTGATCATTGATTTAGCTTCAAAGCCTGGTGGAACCGACTTTCGATATGCTGAAAAAAGGGGAATAAAAGCGCTTTTGGCCCCAGGACTTCCAGGCATCGTTGCTCCAAAAACGGCAGGTCAAATTTTAGCAAACGTTCTTTCTCAACTGCTGTTAGATGATATGCAATCAAGAAAGGGGAAGTAA